A genomic stretch from Halichoerus grypus chromosome 5, mHalGry1.hap1.1, whole genome shotgun sequence includes:
- the ENY2 gene encoding transcription and mRNA export factor ENY2 isoform X2, with product MNKDAQMRAAINQKLIETGERERLKELLRAKLIECGWKDQLKAHCKEVIKEKGLEHVTVDDLVAEITPKGRALVPDSVKKELLQRIRTFLAQHASL from the exons ATGAACAAAGATGCGCAGATGAGAGCAGCGATTAACCAAAAGTTGATAGAAACTGGAGAAAGAGAACG CCTCAAAGAGTTGCTGAGAGCTAAATTAATTGAATGTGGCTGGAAGGACCAGTTGAAGGCACACTGTAAAG aggtaattaaagaaaaaggacTAGAACACGTTACTGTTGATGACTTGGTGGCTGAAATCACACCAAAAGGCAGAG cCCTGGTACCTGACAGTGTAAAGAAGGAGCTCCTACAAAGAATAAGAACATTCCTTGCTCAGCATGCCAGCCTTTAA
- the ENY2 gene encoding transcription and mRNA export factor ENY2 isoform X1, with protein sequence MVVSKMNKDAQMRAAINQKLIETGERERLKELLRAKLIECGWKDQLKAHCKEVIKEKGLEHVTVDDLVAEITPKGRALVPDSVKKELLQRIRTFLAQHASL encoded by the exons ATGGTG GTTAGCAAGATGAACAAAGATGCGCAGATGAGAGCAGCGATTAACCAAAAGTTGATAGAAACTGGAGAAAGAGAACG CCTCAAAGAGTTGCTGAGAGCTAAATTAATTGAATGTGGCTGGAAGGACCAGTTGAAGGCACACTGTAAAG aggtaattaaagaaaaaggacTAGAACACGTTACTGTTGATGACTTGGTGGCTGAAATCACACCAAAAGGCAGAG cCCTGGTACCTGACAGTGTAAAGAAGGAGCTCCTACAAAGAATAAGAACATTCCTTGCTCAGCATGCCAGCCTTTAA